Proteins encoded by one window of Ulvibacter sp. MAR_2010_11:
- a CDS encoding Rho termination factor N-terminal domain-containing protein, translated as MPDPRIKNEDQYEALRDKGYSKQKAARIANTPDAGKKGGKAKPYEEWTKSDLYHQAKRVGISGRSTMNKKELIKALRNN; from the coding sequence ATGCCGGATCCGAGAATTAAAAACGAAGACCAATACGAGGCGTTACGCGACAAGGGTTACAGTAAACAAAAGGCTGCAAGAATTGCTAATACGCCTGATGCAGGTAAAAAAGGAGGGAAAGCCAAGCCATATGAGGAATGGACAAAGTCCGACCTATACCATCAAGCGAAAAGAGTAGGCATTAGCGGTCGATCAACAATGAATAAGAAAGAACTAATAAAGGCATTACGTAACAATTAG
- a CDS encoding bifunctional 5,10-methylenetetrahydrofolate dehydrogenase/5,10-methenyltetrahydrofolate cyclohydrolase, producing MTILDGKKVSNDIKNEIAAEVQKMKDNGEKVPHLAAVIVGDDGASLTYVGSKVRSCERVGFESTMVRLPHTTSELELLHKIKELNENDDIDGFIIQLPLPPQINTQKVLMAVDPSKDVDGFHPENFGRMALDMTTFIPATPFGILELLERYKVDTKGKHTVVIGRSHIVGRPMSILMSRKGWPGNSTVTLTHSNTKNITQITSQADIIISALGVPNFLKAEMVKDDVVIIDVGITRVADDTNPKGYIITGDVDFENVSKKASYITPVPGGVGPMTIAMLLKNTLLAREQRKG from the coding sequence ATGACAATTCTAGACGGGAAAAAAGTTTCCAACGACATTAAAAACGAAATAGCAGCTGAGGTTCAAAAGATGAAGGACAATGGCGAAAAAGTGCCTCATCTTGCTGCGGTAATAGTAGGAGATGATGGTGCCAGCTTAACATACGTTGGAAGCAAAGTGCGATCGTGTGAACGTGTGGGATTTGAATCTACCATGGTGCGTTTGCCCCATACTACAAGCGAACTAGAGTTGTTACATAAAATAAAAGAACTTAACGAGAACGACGATATCGACGGGTTTATCATTCAGTTGCCGTTACCTCCGCAAATTAATACACAGAAAGTATTGATGGCAGTCGACCCCAGTAAAGATGTAGATGGTTTTCATCCCGAAAACTTCGGAAGGATGGCACTGGATATGACAACTTTTATTCCGGCAACACCCTTCGGAATATTAGAATTGCTGGAACGCTATAAGGTAGATACCAAAGGAAAGCATACCGTTGTAATTGGACGAAGTCATATTGTGGGACGTCCCATGAGTATTTTAATGAGCAGAAAAGGATGGCCGGGCAATAGCACGGTAACCCTAACCCATAGCAATACTAAAAATATTACTCAAATTACATCTCAGGCCGATATTATTATTTCTGCGCTGGGTGTTCCTAATTTTCTAAAAGCTGAAATGGTAAAAGATGATGTCGTTATCATCGATGTGGGAATTACAAGAGTCGCCGACGATACAAATCCTAAGGGTTATATAATTACCGGCGATGTAGATTTTGAGAATGTAAGTAAAAAAGCTTCTTATATCACGCCGGTTCCGGGTGGAGTTGGACCAATGACCATTGCCATGTTATTAAAGAACACTTTATTGGCTAGAGAACAGCGCAAGGGTTAA
- a CDS encoding VOC family protein, translating to MTSLSPFHLAIPVTNLQVCRTFYRETLGCSEGRSSDHWVDFNFFGHQLVLHYKEKTSEEAINPVDGKDVPIPHFGVVLDMKTFESLSERLNEKGVTFIIEPYIRFKGLPGEQATLFFKDPSGNALEFKAFKNLDQLFAI from the coding sequence ATGACAAGTCTTTCTCCATTCCACCTGGCCATCCCTGTAACCAATTTACAAGTGTGTAGAACCTTTTACAGAGAAACCTTGGGTTGTAGCGAAGGACGGAGTAGCGACCACTGGGTCGATTTCAATTTTTTCGGACATCAATTGGTATTGCATTATAAAGAAAAAACTTCGGAAGAAGCAATAAACCCTGTGGACGGTAAAGACGTACCCATCCCACATTTTGGAGTGGTACTGGATATGAAGACATTCGAATCCCTTTCAGAAAGACTGAACGAAAAAGGTGTCACTTTTATAATTGAACCGTATATTAGATTTAAAGGGTTGCCCGGAGAACAGGCAACCCTATTTTTTAAAGATCCTTCCGGAAATGCCTTAGAATTTAAAGCTTTTAAGAATTTAGATCAATTGTTTGCAATCTAA
- a CDS encoding 7-carboxy-7-deazaguanine synthase QueE yields the protein MQVEIQDLVNTGEMLPLMEEFYTIQGEGYHKGTAAYFVRIGGCDVGCHWCDVKESWNADLHPPTHTDAIVENASAYSNTVVVTGGEPLTWNMEPLTTKFKTKGMQIHIETSGAYKLTGIWDWICLSPKKIKLPTPEIYKVANELKVIVYNNDDFRFAEEQAAKVNDDCILYLQPEWSKREKVIPLIVDYVMQNPKWKVSLQTHKYLNIP from the coding sequence ATGCAAGTGGAAATTCAGGACTTAGTAAATACAGGTGAAATGCTTCCGTTAATGGAGGAGTTTTATACCATTCAGGGGGAAGGGTATCACAAGGGTACAGCGGCTTATTTTGTGCGTATCGGTGGTTGCGATGTTGGCTGTCATTGGTGTGATGTCAAAGAAAGCTGGAATGCAGATTTACATCCTCCAACACATACCGATGCCATTGTTGAAAATGCTTCGGCATATTCTAATACGGTAGTTGTAACCGGTGGAGAACCCTTAACATGGAATATGGAACCGCTTACCACGAAGTTTAAGACGAAAGGAATGCAGATTCATATAGAAACTTCCGGAGCATATAAACTTACCGGAATTTGGGATTGGATTTGTTTGTCACCGAAAAAAATAAAACTACCTACCCCCGAAATTTACAAGGTGGCGAACGAGCTTAAAGTAATAGTTTACAATAACGATGATTTCCGATTCGCCGAAGAACAGGCTGCCAAGGTTAATGATGACTGCATCTTGTATCTGCAGCCGGAGTGGAGCAAACGCGAAAAAGTAATACCCCTGATTGTAGATTATGTAATGCAAAATCCAAAATGGAAGGTATCTTTACAGACACATAAATATTTAAATATTCCATAA
- a CDS encoding DUF2911 domain-containing protein has protein sequence MKTILTSIVLTIAFIFSPETTTAQSFPKMDASPMDLVIARADRNAPPIARVIYSRPSKKNRVVFGELVPYGEVWRTGANEATELTIYVPLKLGTTRLEPGNYTLYTIPGEKTWTVIISSDTNVWGAYSYKKEKDVVRITVPAKDAAATTESLSMVFRPDSTGPTLMIGWDNTYIEIPFKTL, from the coding sequence ATGAAAACTATCCTTACAAGCATTGTTTTGACAATTGCTTTTATTTTTTCTCCTGAAACAACAACTGCTCAATCCTTTCCAAAAATGGATGCCAGCCCTATGGATTTGGTAATTGCCAGAGCAGACAGAAACGCACCCCCTATAGCGCGCGTTATTTATAGCAGACCTTCCAAAAAAAATCGCGTGGTTTTTGGAGAATTGGTGCCCTACGGAGAAGTATGGCGAACCGGTGCAAACGAAGCGACAGAACTCACTATTTACGTACCCTTGAAATTAGGCACAACCAGACTTGAACCGGGAAATTATACGCTGTATACTATACCGGGAGAAAAAACCTGGACAGTTATTATAAGTAGCGACACTAACGTTTGGGGCGCGTACAGCTATAAAAAAGAAAAAGATGTAGTGAGAATTACTGTTCCTGCCAAAGATGCAGCAGCAACCACCGAATCGCTTTCTATGGTGTTTCGGCCTGATAGTACGGGACCCACTTTAATGATTGGTTGGGACAATACCTATATTGAAATTCCATTTAAAACGCTATAA
- a CDS encoding helicase HerA-like domain-containing protein produces MADKQAFFDYINEGNTFKGDSITLGAAMLDGETITNALVRIPLKTLNRHGLIAGATGTGKTKTLQILAENLSEQGIPVLLMDMKGDLSGIAQPSPGHIKIDERHAKIGIPFEAKKFPVEILSLSEQNGVRMRATVSEFGPVLLSRIMDLSEAQSGIVSVIFKYCDDNKLPLLDLKDFKKMLQYATDEGKDELAKDYGRISSASTGAILRKVVELEQQGGDLFFGEKSFDTDDLLRIDENGMGYINILRLTDIQDRPKLFSTFMLSLLAEIYATFPEQGDSGRPELVIFIDEAHLIFNEASKALLNQIESIVKLIRSKGVGLYFVTQNPTDVPDAVLSQLGLKVQHALRAFTAKDRKAIKLTAENYPISEYYKTDEVLTSLGIGEALVSALNEKGIPTPLAATMLRAPMSRMDILEDSELKDLTSSSKLVKKYDETIDRESAYELLNKKIEIADKEEAKEKAKQEREAASRSSSRTSSSRSSRTRQSTLVKTLTSPTVIRSVLGILGKMMR; encoded by the coding sequence ATGGCAGACAAGCAGGCTTTTTTTGATTATATCAATGAAGGAAATACCTTCAAAGGGGATTCCATAACACTGGGTGCAGCAATGCTCGATGGTGAAACCATTACAAATGCCCTGGTGAGAATTCCGTTAAAAACCTTAAACCGCCATGGTCTTATTGCTGGTGCAACCGGTACCGGAAAGACAAAAACGCTTCAAATATTGGCCGAGAATCTTTCCGAACAGGGAATTCCTGTACTGTTGATGGATATGAAAGGGGATTTAAGCGGAATAGCGCAACCCAGTCCCGGACATATAAAGATTGACGAACGTCATGCCAAAATCGGGATTCCGTTTGAAGCCAAAAAATTTCCCGTTGAAATTCTGTCACTTTCTGAACAAAATGGAGTACGCATGCGCGCGACCGTGAGCGAATTCGGCCCGGTGTTGCTTTCCCGCATCATGGATTTAAGCGAAGCCCAATCGGGTATTGTATCTGTGATTTTTAAGTACTGTGATGATAACAAATTACCGCTATTAGACTTGAAGGATTTCAAAAAAATGCTTCAGTATGCAACCGATGAAGGCAAGGATGAATTGGCCAAGGATTACGGCCGAATTTCGTCCGCTTCAACCGGCGCAATTCTTCGGAAAGTAGTAGAACTGGAACAACAGGGTGGCGATTTATTTTTCGGCGAAAAATCCTTCGATACAGACGATCTTTTACGAATTGATGAAAATGGGATGGGCTATATCAATATCCTGCGACTTACAGACATTCAGGATCGCCCTAAGTTGTTTTCAACCTTTATGCTATCGCTTTTGGCTGAAATTTATGCAACCTTCCCGGAACAAGGTGATAGTGGCCGGCCCGAATTGGTAATTTTTATTGACGAAGCGCATCTAATTTTTAACGAAGCCAGTAAAGCGTTACTCAACCAAATTGAAAGTATAGTAAAACTAATACGCTCTAAAGGCGTAGGCTTGTATTTTGTAACACAAAATCCAACCGATGTTCCGGACGCAGTATTGAGTCAGTTGGGACTGAAAGTGCAGCACGCATTAAGAGCGTTTACTGCCAAGGACCGAAAGGCTATTAAACTTACAGCCGAAAATTATCCTATTTCGGAATATTACAAAACCGACGAAGTACTAACTTCTTTAGGAATTGGGGAAGCTTTGGTTTCGGCCTTAAATGAAAAGGGGATTCCCACTCCCTTGGCTGCGACCATGCTTCGTGCGCCTATGAGCCGAATGGATATTTTGGAAGACAGCGAATTAAAAGATTTGACTTCTTCATCAAAATTGGTTAAAAAATATGATGAAACCATAGACCGTGAAAGTGCTTATGAACTTTTAAATAAAAAAATTGAAATAGCCGATAAGGAAGAGGCAAAAGAAAAGGCAAAACAAGAAAGAGAAGCTGCCAGCCGTTCCTCGTCGAGAACATCTTCTTCAAGAAGTTCCCGCACCCGCCAAAGTACCCTGGTAAAAACATTGACCAGTCCAACAGTAATTCGCAGTGTATTGGGAATACTTGGCAAAATGATGCGTTAA
- a CDS encoding AI-2E family transporter: MKPISSQVVRQILVLLLIVIMGGLIFREMLPYLSGVLGAITIYVLMRRWMVKLLARGWNPGLAAGFLMFISFVGIFLPVAGIIVMLTNKIGNAVNNSEKVVDAFKAQIGPWEEKLGYDLSSQIDVPAVSSWLSDNLQNVAGGTFDMVIAVGIMYFMLYYMFTSERMVRKSLSEVMPFSKKNSKIIGNEIRAMVRSNALGIPLVAVAQGIIALIGFLIFGIEDPFFWFVIVTIGSMIPFVGTLLGILPVFILTLSSGDSIQAWGILIYGVVVVGSTDNIIRLFVLKKLDNVHPLITLIGVIVGVPLFGFIGLIFGPLLISLFLVVLRIYQNEYGTETTTKG; this comes from the coding sequence ATGAAACCAATAAGTTCTCAAGTAGTTCGTCAGATACTCGTTCTTCTTCTAATAGTAATCATGGGCGGACTTATTTTTAGGGAGATGCTTCCCTACCTCTCCGGAGTTCTGGGGGCAATCACCATTTACGTTTTAATGCGACGATGGATGGTGAAGCTTCTTGCAAGAGGCTGGAATCCAGGTTTGGCTGCGGGTTTTCTAATGTTTATCTCTTTTGTGGGAATTTTTCTTCCCGTTGCCGGGATTATAGTTATGCTTACCAATAAAATTGGAAATGCAGTTAATAATTCAGAAAAAGTAGTCGACGCATTTAAAGCACAAATAGGACCGTGGGAAGAAAAATTGGGATATGATTTGAGTTCACAGATAGACGTTCCTGCGGTTTCTTCATGGCTTTCAGATAATTTACAAAATGTAGCCGGCGGCACCTTTGATATGGTAATAGCAGTCGGAATCATGTATTTTATGCTTTACTATATGTTTACGAGTGAACGCATGGTTCGAAAATCTTTGTCGGAAGTGATGCCTTTCAGCAAAAAGAATTCAAAAATTATTGGCAATGAAATTCGGGCGATGGTTCGATCGAACGCACTTGGTATTCCACTAGTTGCTGTTGCACAGGGAATTATTGCTCTTATAGGATTTTTAATATTTGGGATTGAAGATCCCTTCTTTTGGTTTGTGATTGTAACTATCGGCTCCATGATTCCTTTTGTGGGTACCCTGCTAGGGATCCTGCCTGTTTTTATATTAACATTATCCTCGGGAGACTCAATTCAGGCGTGGGGAATCTTGATCTATGGGGTTGTTGTAGTAGGGTCAACCGATAATATCATCCGTCTCTTTGTCTTAAAAAAGCTGGACAATGTGCATCCTTTAATAACACTTATTGGAGTAATTGTAGGGGTCCCGTTATTCGGATTTATTGGTCTTATTTTTGGCCCTTTACTAATTAGCTTGTTTTTGGTGGTGCTGCGTATTTACCAAAATGAATACGGAACTGAAACTACTACTAAGGGTTAA
- a CDS encoding MFS transporter — protein sequence MKYITRTVWILSVVSLFTDMASEMLYPILPIYLKSIGFSVVLIGVLEGVAEATAGLSKGYFGKRSDLSGKRVPFVQLGYAFSALSKPMMALFIFPIWIFFARTLDRIGKGIRTGARDALLSDEATSATKGKIFGFHRSMDTMGAVLGPALALLYLYFYPEDYTTLFFIAFAPGLLAILATFLLKDKKTKVVTQKKPQHFFSFLNYWKESPKAYRKLVIGLLLFTLFNSSDVFLLLKAKEAGLDDTMVVGVYIFYNLIYALFAFPVGILADKVGLKTIFILGLILFAIVYFGMSMSTNLYIFFGLFFLYGVYAAATEGISKAWISNISERKDTATAIGTYSGLQSICTMIASTLTGFIWFQFGATVAFVTIGVVTLLVIVYMLTVPKPKIQAV from the coding sequence GTGAAATACATTACGCGAACAGTTTGGATTCTCTCTGTGGTGAGCCTTTTTACCGATATGGCCAGTGAAATGCTGTATCCAATCCTACCTATTTATTTGAAATCCATTGGCTTCTCGGTTGTTTTAATTGGTGTTTTGGAAGGAGTCGCCGAAGCAACTGCCGGATTGAGCAAGGGGTATTTTGGGAAACGATCCGACCTTTCGGGAAAACGGGTTCCCTTTGTACAACTGGGTTATGCCTTTAGCGCTCTATCAAAACCCATGATGGCACTTTTTATCTTTCCTATCTGGATCTTTTTCGCACGAACTTTAGACCGGATTGGAAAAGGGATTCGCACCGGAGCTCGTGACGCCTTGCTTTCGGACGAAGCAACTTCAGCGACCAAGGGTAAAATCTTTGGTTTTCATCGTTCTATGGATACCATGGGAGCTGTACTGGGCCCGGCTTTGGCTTTGTTGTATCTGTATTTTTACCCTGAAGATTACACTACCCTTTTCTTTATAGCATTCGCGCCGGGATTGTTGGCTATTTTGGCAACCTTTTTACTGAAAGACAAAAAAACTAAGGTTGTAACACAAAAGAAACCTCAACACTTCTTTTCTTTTTTGAATTACTGGAAGGAAAGTCCGAAGGCCTACCGAAAACTTGTCATTGGCTTGTTACTTTTTACCCTTTTTAACAGCTCCGATGTGTTTTTATTACTGAAGGCCAAGGAAGCTGGACTAGATGACACTATGGTGGTAGGAGTTTATATTTTCTACAATTTAATTTATGCACTATTCGCGTTTCCTGTTGGAATTCTAGCCGATAAGGTAGGACTGAAAACAATTTTTATCTTAGGATTGATTTTATTCGCAATTGTCTATTTCGGGATGTCGATGAGTACAAATTTGTATATTTTCTTCGGGTTATTTTTTCTGTATGGAGTGTATGCTGCCGCAACCGAAGGTATTTCAAAAGCCTGGATTTCGAACATTTCAGAACGAAAAGATACTGCGACTGCTATTGGAACCTATTCGGGTTTACAAAGTATTTGTACCATGATTGCCAGTACTCTTACCGGATTTATTTGGTTTCAGTTTGGTGCTACTGTTGCATTTGTTACAATTGGAGTTGTAACATTACTTGTGATTGTTTATATGTTGACTGTACCAAAGCCTAAGATTCAGGCAGTATGA
- the ffh gene encoding signal recognition particle protein produces MFDNLSDKLDKALHVLKGHGSITEVNVAETLKEVRRALLDADVNFKIAKEFTNTVKEKALGQNVLTTLQPGQLMVKLVKDELTQLMGGETAGINLSASPSIILMSGLQGSGKTTFSGKLANFLKTKKSKKPLLVACDVYRPAAINQLHVVGDQVGVEVYSEEGNMNPVEIAQNAIAHAKKNGHNVVIVDTAGRLAVDEQMMTEIANVHKAINPQETLFVVDAMTGQDAVNTAKAFNDRLNFEGVVLTKLDGDTRGGAAISIKSVVDKPIKFIGTGEKMDAIDVFHPARMADRILGMGDVVSLVERAQEQFDEEEARKLQKKIAKNQFGFDDFIKQIQQVKKMGSMKDLVGMIPGAGKALKDVDIDDDAFKHIEAIIHSMTPAERSTPALINGSRKKRIANGSGTSVTQVNQLMKQFDQMSKMMKMMQGGGGRKMMQMMGKMK; encoded by the coding sequence ATGTTCGATAATTTAAGTGATAAACTGGATAAAGCATTACATGTTCTTAAAGGGCATGGAAGTATAACCGAAGTTAACGTTGCCGAAACTTTAAAGGAAGTACGACGTGCACTATTGGATGCCGATGTTAACTTTAAAATTGCCAAGGAATTTACCAATACGGTAAAGGAAAAGGCATTGGGACAAAACGTACTTACCACGCTTCAACCGGGACAGTTGATGGTAAAACTGGTTAAAGATGAATTAACCCAATTGATGGGCGGAGAAACTGCCGGTATCAATCTAAGTGCTTCCCCTTCTATTATTTTAATGTCCGGACTGCAGGGAAGTGGTAAAACTACCTTTTCGGGGAAGTTGGCTAATTTCCTTAAAACCAAGAAATCTAAAAAACCATTGTTGGTCGCCTGTGATGTGTATCGTCCGGCGGCGATCAATCAGTTGCATGTAGTAGGAGATCAAGTTGGTGTGGAGGTCTACAGTGAGGAAGGGAATATGAATCCTGTGGAAATTGCTCAAAATGCAATTGCGCATGCCAAAAAGAACGGCCATAATGTGGTGATTGTGGATACGGCAGGTCGTCTTGCGGTAGACGAACAAATGATGACCGAAATTGCCAATGTACACAAGGCCATCAATCCGCAGGAAACTTTGTTTGTTGTCGATGCCATGACCGGGCAGGACGCTGTGAATACGGCAAAAGCATTTAACGATCGATTGAATTTTGAAGGAGTTGTTTTAACCAAATTGGATGGTGACACCCGTGGAGGAGCAGCCATTTCCATTAAAAGTGTGGTAGACAAACCTATCAAGTTTATTGGTACCGGTGAAAAAATGGACGCTATCGATGTGTTCCATCCGGCTCGTATGGCCGACCGTATTCTTGGAATGGGGGATGTGGTGTCACTTGTTGAAAGAGCACAAGAGCAGTTTGATGAGGAAGAAGCGCGAAAGCTTCAGAAAAAAATAGCAAAAAACCAATTCGGCTTCGACGATTTTATCAAGCAAATTCAGCAGGTAAAAAAGATGGGAAGTATGAAGGATTTGGTGGGAATGATTCCCGGTGCAGGAAAAGCGCTTAAAGATGTAGATATTGATGACGACGCCTTTAAGCACATTGAAGCTATTATTCATTCTATGACCCCGGCCGAAAGAAGCACACCTGCATTAATCAACGGGAGTCGGAAAAAGCGAATTGCGAACGGTAGTGGTACTTCAGTAACACAGGTGAATCAATTGATGAAACAATTTGACCAGATGAGTAAAATGATGAAGATGATGCAAGGCGGCGGAGGTCGTAAAATGATGCAGATGATGGGGAAAATGAAATAA